The Nocardia arthritidis genome has a window encoding:
- a CDS encoding nuclear transport factor 2 family protein, whose translation MATQLDPAVQEFVEALNQNDPDRFFATLTDDATMSDDGVERNLAQWTDSEIFGANGRMNVESVGPGGTELVADYTNSRWGSMRTAWRFTVRDGKISRFETGQA comes from the coding sequence ATGGCCACACAGCTAGATCCCGCGGTGCAGGAGTTCGTCGAAGCGCTCAACCAGAACGATCCGGACCGCTTCTTCGCCACGCTCACCGACGACGCCACCATGTCCGACGACGGCGTCGAACGCAACCTCGCCCAATGGACCGATTCGGAGATCTTCGGCGCCAACGGCCGGATGAACGTCGAATCCGTCGGCCCCGGCGGCACCGAACTCGTCGCCGACTACACCAACTCACGCTGGGGTTCCATGCGCACCGCCTGGCGGTTCACCGTGCGCGACGGCAAGATCAGCCGATTCGAAACCGGCCAGGCCTGA
- a CDS encoding TIGR03621 family F420-dependent LLM class oxidoreductase produces MTVRSFRFGVNMTVPDSRARWIEKCRRAEELGYDVIGVADHLGMAPPFPAMILAAEATERVRLTTFVLNVPFYNPVLLARDVAGADLFTDGRVELGLGAGYVKAEFDAAGIAFESGRRRVEQLAETVVTLRKSFAGEGFQPHPVQPGGPPLLIAGWGERLLRLAAEHADIIGFTGAASAADGHGLRIAGPTEFDARIAYLRGLLGGRDVELNVLVQRVMTRDEQQELLRQHAALLPAELVEHPGESPIFLTGSPAEIAERVRGHRERFGFSYLTVLEDSMERFAPVIELLR; encoded by the coding sequence ATGACTGTGCGGTCGTTCCGGTTCGGCGTGAATATGACGGTGCCCGACTCGCGGGCCCGGTGGATCGAAAAGTGCCGTAGGGCCGAGGAATTGGGTTACGACGTGATCGGTGTCGCCGATCATCTGGGGATGGCGCCGCCGTTTCCGGCGATGATCCTGGCGGCGGAGGCGACCGAGCGGGTGCGTTTGACGACGTTCGTGCTGAATGTGCCTTTCTACAATCCGGTGCTGCTGGCGCGGGACGTGGCGGGTGCGGACCTGTTCACCGACGGCCGGGTCGAACTGGGTTTGGGTGCCGGATATGTGAAGGCCGAATTCGACGCGGCGGGTATCGCGTTCGAATCGGGGCGGCGGCGGGTCGAACAACTCGCCGAGACGGTGGTGACGCTGCGGAAGTCGTTCGCGGGCGAGGGTTTCCAGCCGCATCCGGTGCAGCCCGGCGGCCCGCCGCTGCTGATCGCGGGCTGGGGTGAGCGGCTGCTGCGGCTGGCCGCCGAGCACGCCGACATCATCGGATTCACCGGCGCGGCCAGCGCCGCGGACGGCCACGGCCTGCGCATCGCGGGCCCGACGGAGTTCGATGCACGCATCGCATATCTGCGCGGGCTGCTCGGCGGACGCGATGTCGAGCTGAATGTGCTTGTGCAGCGGGTGATGACGCGGGACGAACAGCAGGAGTTGCTGCGCCAGCACGCCGCGCTGCTGCCCGCGGAACTGGTCGAGCATCCGGGTGAGTCACCGATCTTCCTCACCGGCTCCCCGGCCGAAATCGCGGAACGGGTGCGTGGACATCGGGAACGGTTCGGGTTCAGCTACCTCACGGTCCTCGAGGACAGCATGGAACGATTCGCGCCGGTGATCGAACTGCTGCGATGA